A window of the Miscanthus floridulus cultivar M001 chromosome 14, ASM1932011v1, whole genome shotgun sequence genome harbors these coding sequences:
- the LOC136504956 gene encoding putative glutaredoxin-C14 translates to MERVMQLASERAVVVFTLSSCCMCHTVTQLMADLSVNALVHELDRDPRGKDMERALLKMLGGRGPAVPAVFIGGKLVGGTNSVMSLHLAGELVPMLINAGALWV, encoded by the coding sequence ATGGAGCGTGTGATGCAGCTGGCGTCGGAGCGTGCGGTGGTGGTGTTCACGCTGAGCAGCTGCTGCATGTGCCACACGGTGACGCAGCTGATGGCGGACCTGAGCGTGAACGCGCTGGTGCACGAGCTGGACAGAGACCCCAGGGGCAAGGACATGGAGCGCGCCCTCCTCAAGATGCTGGGCGGGAGGGGCCCCGCCGTCCCCGCCGTCTTCATCGGCGGCAAGCTCGTCGGCGGCACCAACAGCGTCATGTCGCTCCACCTCGCCGGCGAGCTCGTGCCCATGCTCATAAACGCTGGCGCGCTCTGGGTTTAG